In the genome of Polaribacter sp. MED152, one region contains:
- a CDS encoding VCBS repeat-containing protein → MTKQYLLLGALIVLFTFSKCKKEPSENYLLNQVAASETGIDFKNQLTEDANHSIINYIYFYNGGGVATGDINNDGLPDLFFVSNQNQNKLYLNKGDFKFEDITKKSKIKSNADWNTGVTMVDINNDGYLDIYVCAVSQLLDFQGHNELYINNGDNTFTEKSTEYGLDFKGYSTQSYFFDYDKDGDLDVYIVNHAVHTNLSHGKASKRNKRMPLVGDVLLQNNNGKFIDVSTEANIFGGVNGYGLSASIADFNNDGWDDIYVCNDFHEDDYYYINNKNGTFSEELASKFSTISRFSMGSDAADITGNGYQDIITLDMLPNDEKVLKETEGDDAMLNMQANLKNLGYRDQYSRNMLQINQNGEYFNETALYNGVADTDWSWSPLFADFNNDGHQDLFISNGILRRPNSLDFKKYVSSTFKKYGQKKGVDWLYKSINEMPSGSVPNQIFKGNSARFKETTGNWLAKEASLSNGAVYVDLDLDGDLDLVTNNVNAPAGIFKNKSSATTKSASFQLTYKDNNKEAIGAKVHLYSNGKKQTKQIFKSRGFLSSTEAKVHFGLDTIAKIDSVLVIWPNLEVQKIEGISANQLTKITYSSTKRLFKADAKNSINQTFEEENLIDYVHEEDSYNDFFSEKLLPYKVSTLGPALTIADIDNNGFEDIFIGGSSGNAAALYMNSGTSFKKNIPAVFETDKAFEDNDAAFIDIDKDGDLDLYVASGIHEKRNQNYEIDRLYINTNGSFKRSENKTLINPLNTSTIIAYDHNKDGDEDIFIGNLSNPGSFGATVNSAILNNDGKGNYTIHLKFNFNSRVTDAVWADVNNDDQKDLLIASEWDTPKIYINNNGNFTLQELPESLHGLWQSIATFDVDLDGDQDIVLGNWGENNRFTKYIDNPIYFYFGDFDKNGKKESIITYKVGDEYYPLNTKDELASQMNVMSKKFVNHANFALTPFNKIFNDSIIAKAKRSQINTLSSGYLENNNGKFSDFVPFEASLQMGPITSFTKVNINNKNQLLISGNSLKVNTYHGGYTALKGYFMSDVKNVEPVSKYGMQPFHNQIKTTAVVKMKNKNLLLVLANNDSLKTYSFK, encoded by the coding sequence ATGACCAAGCAATATTTACTTTTAGGTGCCCTTATTGTCCTATTTACGTTTAGCAAGTGTAAGAAAGAGCCTTCAGAAAACTATCTTCTAAATCAAGTTGCAGCCTCAGAAACAGGCATAGATTTTAAGAATCAGCTTACAGAAGATGCCAATCATAGCATTATAAACTACATCTATTTTTACAATGGTGGAGGTGTTGCAACTGGCGATATTAATAATGATGGTTTACCAGATTTATTTTTTGTTTCTAATCAAAATCAAAATAAGCTTTATTTAAATAAAGGCGATTTTAAATTTGAAGATATTACCAAAAAATCTAAGATTAAGAGCAATGCTGATTGGAATACTGGGGTTACCATGGTTGATATTAATAACGATGGCTATTTAGATATTTATGTATGTGCAGTTTCTCAACTTTTAGATTTTCAAGGTCATAACGAATTGTATATAAATAATGGCGATAATACATTCACAGAAAAATCTACAGAATATGGTTTAGATTTTAAAGGGTATAGTACACAATCTTACTTTTTTGATTATGATAAAGATGGTGATTTAGATGTTTACATTGTAAATCATGCAGTGCATACTAACTTATCTCATGGTAAAGCCTCTAAACGAAATAAGAGAATGCCTTTGGTTGGCGATGTTTTACTGCAGAACAACAATGGTAAATTTATAGATGTAAGTACAGAGGCTAACATTTTTGGTGGTGTAAATGGTTATGGTTTAAGTGCTTCTATTGCAGATTTTAATAATGATGGTTGGGATGATATTTACGTGTGTAACGATTTTCATGAAGATGATTACTATTACATCAACAATAAAAACGGTACGTTTTCAGAAGAATTAGCCTCTAAATTTTCTACTATAAGTCGTTTTTCTATGGGAAGTGATGCAGCAGATATTACAGGCAATGGTTATCAAGACATCATTACTTTAGACATGTTGCCAAATGACGAAAAAGTACTAAAAGAAACAGAAGGAGATGATGCTATGCTTAACATGCAAGCCAATCTTAAAAATTTAGGGTACAGAGATCAATACTCTAGAAACATGCTTCAAATCAATCAAAATGGAGAATACTTTAACGAAACTGCTTTGTATAATGGGGTTGCAGATACAGATTGGAGTTGGTCTCCTCTTTTTGCTGATTTTAATAACGATGGTCATCAAGATTTATTTATTTCTAACGGAATTCTAAGAAGACCTAACAGTTTAGATTTTAAAAAATATGTATCTAGTACCTTTAAAAAATATGGTCAAAAGAAAGGAGTAGATTGGTTGTATAAATCAATAAATGAAATGCCAAGTGGAAGTGTTCCAAATCAAATATTTAAAGGTAATTCTGCAAGATTTAAAGAAACTACAGGCAATTGGCTAGCCAAAGAAGCTTCTTTATCTAATGGGGCTGTATATGTAGATTTAGATTTAGATGGCGATTTAGACTTGGTAACCAATAACGTAAATGCGCCTGCAGGTATTTTTAAAAATAAGAGTTCAGCTACAACAAAATCAGCTTCATTTCAATTAACATATAAAGACAATAATAAAGAAGCTATAGGTGCTAAAGTTCATTTATATTCTAATGGTAAAAAGCAAACCAAACAAATTTTTAAATCGAGAGGTTTTTTATCTTCTACAGAAGCTAAGGTTCATTTTGGTTTAGATACAATTGCTAAAATTGACTCAGTTTTGGTTATTTGGCCAAATTTAGAAGTTCAAAAAATTGAAGGTATTTCTGCAAATCAGCTTACAAAAATCACCTACTCATCAACTAAAAGATTGTTTAAAGCTGATGCAAAAAACAGTATTAATCAAACTTTTGAAGAAGAAAATTTAATTGATTATGTTCACGAAGAAGATTCTTATAACGACTTTTTTTCCGAAAAACTGTTGCCTTATAAAGTTTCTACTCTTGGGCCAGCATTAACCATTGCAGATATAGATAATAATGGTTTTGAAGATATCTTTATAGGAGGTTCTTCTGGAAATGCTGCTGCACTTTATATGAATTCTGGTACATCATTCAAAAAAAATATACCAGCAGTATTTGAAACAGACAAGGCTTTTGAAGATAATGATGCTGCTTTTATAGATATTGACAAAGATGGAGATTTAGACCTTTATGTAGCTTCTGGTATTCATGAAAAAAGAAATCAGAATTATGAAATAGATCGTTTGTACATTAATACGAATGGTAGCTTTAAACGATCTGAAAATAAAACGTTAATCAATCCATTAAACACCTCTACAATTATTGCTTACGATCATAATAAAGACGGAGATGAAGATATTTTTATTGGTAACTTATCCAATCCTGGTAGTTTTGGAGCCACAGTAAATTCTGCAATTTTAAACAATGATGGTAAAGGAAACTATACTATTCACTTAAAATTTAATTTTAATAGTAGAGTTACAGATGCTGTTTGGGCTGATGTGAATAACGATGATCAAAAAGATTTATTGATTGCTTCAGAGTGGGACACTCCTAAGATTTACATCAACAACAATGGTAATTTTACCTTACAAGAATTGCCAGAAAGTTTACATGGTTTATGGCAAAGCATTGCCACTTTTGATGTGGATTTAGATGGAGATCAAGACATTGTTTTAGGAAATTGGGGAGAGAATAATAGGTTTACAAAGTATATCGATAATCCTATTTATTTCTATTTTGGAGACTTTGATAAAAACGGAAAAAAGGAAAGTATTATAACCTATAAGGTAGGTGATGAATATTATCCTCTAAACACAAAAGATGAATTGGCTTCACAAATGAATGTGATGAGTAAGAAGTTTGTAAATCATGCAAATTTTGCGCTAACTCCTTTTAATAAAATATTTAATGATTCTATAATAGCTAAAGCTAAAAGAAGTCAAATAAATACATTGTCTTCTGGTTACTTAGAAAATAACAATGGCAAATTTAGCGACTTTGTACCTTTTGAGGCCAGTTTACAAATGGGGCCAATTACCTCTTTCACAAAAGTTAATATTAATAATAAAAATCAACTATTAATATCTGGTAATTCTTTAAAGGTAAATACATATCATGGTGGTTATACAGCCTTAAAAGGTTATTTTATGAGTGATGTAAAGAATGTAGAACCTGTTTCTAAATATGGTATGCAACCTTTTCATAATCAAATCAAGACAACTGCAGTTGTTAAAATGAAAAATAAGAACTTGTTACTTGTACTT
- a CDS encoding viroplasmin family protein — translation MSKKKFYVVWKGRKPGIFSSWNVCKRQIDGFEGAQYKSFLSLDEAELAFTKKFEDYKGKKSTAKKMSASELQKFGAPNLESISVDAACSGNPGKMEYRGVLTHNKKEIFRKGPFKKGTNNIGEFLALVHGIALLKSKQKEEVPIYSDSKIAMSWVRQKKCKTNLHFDASNKDLLDLIKRAENWLKQNTFKNPILKWQTKAWGEIPADFGRK, via the coding sequence ATGAGTAAAAAGAAATTCTATGTAGTTTGGAAAGGGCGTAAACCTGGAATATTCTCATCATGGAATGTTTGTAAAAGACAAATTGATGGTTTTGAAGGAGCCCAATACAAATCTTTCTTAAGCTTAGATGAAGCAGAACTTGCCTTCACAAAAAAGTTTGAAGATTATAAAGGAAAAAAATCAACTGCTAAAAAGATGTCTGCATCAGAATTGCAGAAATTTGGAGCTCCCAATTTAGAAAGTATCTCTGTAGATGCTGCATGTTCAGGTAATCCTGGAAAAATGGAATATAGAGGGGTTTTAACGCACAATAAAAAAGAAATCTTTAGAAAAGGCCCCTTTAAAAAAGGCACGAATAACATAGGCGAGTTTTTGGCTTTGGTACATGGTATTGCTTTACTTAAAAGCAAACAAAAAGAAGAGGTGCCTATTTACTCAGATTCTAAAATTGCTATGAGTTGGGTTCGTCAGAAAAAATGCAAAACCAACTTACATTTTGATGCTTCTAATAAAGACTTACTTGATTTAATTAAAAGAGCAGAAAATTGGTTAAAACAAAACACTTTTAAAAACCCGATTTTAAAATGGCAAACCAAAGCTTGGGGTGAAATACCTGCAGATTTTGGTAGAAAATAG
- the purN gene encoding phosphoribosylglycinamide formyltransferase gives MKRIIVFASGSGSNAENIIKFFNKTKTAKVVQVLCNNKEAKVFERCSKLNVPCLHFTRNDFFETDTILELLKEKADFIILAGFLWRVPAKVVNAFPKRIINIHPALLPKYGGKGMYGMNVHKAVAENNESEAGITIHFVNENYDEGAIIYQAKTALEPDDSPEEIANKIHKLEQAYFPRIIEGVILDVNE, from the coding sequence ATGAAACGTATTATTGTTTTTGCTTCTGGCTCAGGTTCAAATGCCGAAAATATTATTAAATTTTTCAACAAAACTAAAACTGCAAAGGTTGTACAGGTTTTATGTAATAATAAAGAGGCCAAAGTTTTTGAGCGATGTTCAAAGCTAAATGTACCTTGTTTACACTTTACTAGAAATGATTTTTTTGAGACAGACACTATTTTAGAGCTGTTAAAAGAGAAGGCAGATTTTATTATTCTTGCAGGTTTTTTATGGAGAGTGCCTGCTAAGGTTGTAAATGCGTTTCCAAAGAGAATTATAAATATTCACCCTGCTTTGCTACCAAAATATGGAGGTAAAGGTATGTATGGAATGAATGTACATAAAGCAGTTGCTGAAAATAATGAGTCAGAAGCCGGAATTACCATACATTTTGTGAACGAAAATTATGATGAAGGTGCTATTATCTATCAAGCAAAAACAGCACTTGAACCTGACGATTCTCCAGAAGAAATTGCGAATAAAATTCATAAATTAGAGCAAGCCTATTTTCCAAGAATTATTGAAGGTGTAATTTTAGACGTTAATGAGTAA
- a CDS encoding acyl carrier protein, with amino-acid sequence MSDIASRVKAIIVDKLGVDDNEVTTEASFTNDLGADSLDTVELIMEFEKEFDIQIPDDQAENIGTVGQAVSYIEEAKK; translated from the coding sequence ATGTCAGACATTGCATCAAGAGTAAAAGCTATTATCGTAGATAAATTAGGCGTAGACGATAATGAAGTAACAACAGAAGCTAGCTTCACAAATGATTTAGGAGCAGATTCTTTAGATACTGTTGAGTTAATTATGGAATTCGAGAAAGAATTTGATATTCAAATTCCAGACGATCAAGCAGAAAACATTGGTACTGTAGGTCAAGCAGTTAGCTATATAGAAGAAGCAAAAAAGTAA
- the fabF gene encoding beta-ketoacyl-ACP synthase II produces the protein MQLKRVVVTGLGALTPIGNNIEEYWNALINGVSGAAPVTYYDAAKFKTRFACELKNFTATDFLDRKEARKMDRFTQYAMVASDEAIADSKLNLDEVNKLRVGVIWGAGIGGLETFQNEVLNFAAGDGTPRFNPFFIPKMIADIAPGNISIKNGFMGPNYTTVSACASSANAMIDALNYIRLGHCDVIVTGGSEAAVTIAGMGGFNSMHALSTRNESPETASRPFDAERDGFVLGEGAGAIVLEEYEHAKARGAKIYAEVIGGGMSSDAYHMTAPHPEGIGVIAVMKNCLENSGIKPEDVDHINTHGTSTPLGDVAELKAISEVFGEHAKSININSTKSMTGHLLGAAGAIEAIASILSIQNSIIPPTINHSTPDENINPELNLTLNKAQKREVNIAMSNTFGFGGHNACVAFKKLEE, from the coding sequence ATGCAGTTAAAACGAGTAGTAGTTACTGGACTTGGTGCTTTAACACCAATTGGTAATAATATAGAAGAATATTGGAATGCTTTAATTAACGGAGTTAGTGGAGCAGCACCTGTAACGTATTATGATGCTGCCAAGTTCAAAACTCGTTTTGCATGTGAATTAAAGAATTTTACAGCTACTGACTTTTTAGATAGAAAAGAAGCTCGTAAAATGGATAGATTTACGCAATATGCAATGGTTGCTTCAGATGAAGCTATTGCAGATTCAAAACTAAATCTAGACGAAGTTAACAAATTACGTGTGGGCGTAATTTGGGGAGCAGGAATTGGTGGTTTAGAAACTTTTCAAAATGAAGTTTTAAACTTTGCTGCAGGAGATGGTACTCCAAGGTTTAACCCTTTCTTTATCCCAAAAATGATTGCAGATATTGCTCCTGGAAATATTTCTATTAAAAATGGATTTATGGGGCCAAATTACACTACTGTATCTGCATGTGCATCATCTGCAAATGCGATGATAGATGCACTAAACTACATAAGATTAGGTCATTGTGATGTTATTGTTACTGGTGGTTCAGAAGCTGCTGTAACTATAGCTGGTATGGGTGGCTTTAACTCTATGCATGCATTATCAACCAGAAACGAAAGCCCAGAAACTGCATCAAGACCTTTTGATGCTGAAAGAGATGGATTTGTTTTAGGTGAAGGTGCAGGTGCTATTGTGTTAGAAGAATATGAACATGCAAAAGCTAGAGGCGCTAAAATTTACGCTGAAGTAATTGGTGGTGGTATGTCTTCTGATGCTTATCATATGACAGCTCCACATCCAGAAGGAATTGGAGTAATAGCAGTTATGAAAAACTGCTTGGAAAACTCTGGAATTAAGCCAGAAGATGTAGATCATATTAATACACATGGTACTTCTACTCCATTAGGAGACGTTGCTGAACTTAAAGCAATTTCTGAGGTTTTTGGAGAGCATGCTAAGAGTATTAATATCAATTCTACCAAATCTATGACAGGGCATTTATTAGGAGCTGCTGGTGCAATAGAGGCAATTGCGTCTATTTTATCAATACAAAACAGTATTATACCTCCTACTATAAATCACTCTACTCCAGATGAAAATATTAATCCAGAATTAAATCTTACGCTAAACAAAGCTCAAAAAAGAGAGGTGAATATAGCAATGAGTAATACATTTGGTTTTGGTGGTCATAATGCTTGTGTTGCCTTTAAGAAATTAGAGGAATAA
- the rnc gene encoding ribonuclease III has protein sequence MNFIRKIVKSQSDEDKELYFELKTLLNFSPKKISKYKKAFTHRSVQMTDSKGNPINYERLEFLGDSILGSVIASYLYKKVPTGSEGYLTQMRSKIVSREHLNELGKDLELIRFVKSNIDQNTVGDNIHGNIFEALVGAIYLDRGYNYAQKFIYENVILPYVNIERLEGKITSYKGLIIEWCQKQKKKYKFETYEDSGNEAIKHFSVKVSIDGEQVAKGRATSKKKAEEQASKRVYYAFQSEISAG, from the coding sequence ATGAATTTTATTCGAAAAATAGTCAAATCTCAGTCTGATGAAGATAAAGAGTTATACTTCGAATTAAAAACCTTGCTCAATTTTTCACCAAAGAAAATTAGTAAATACAAAAAAGCGTTTACACACAGATCTGTGCAAATGACAGACAGTAAAGGAAACCCTATTAACTATGAACGTTTAGAGTTTTTAGGAGATTCTATTTTAGGCTCTGTTATTGCATCTTATTTGTACAAAAAAGTACCTACTGGTTCAGAAGGTTATTTAACCCAAATGCGATCTAAAATTGTTAGTAGAGAGCATTTAAATGAATTAGGTAAAGACTTAGAACTTATTCGTTTTGTAAAAAGTAATATTGATCAAAACACTGTAGGAGATAATATTCATGGAAATATTTTTGAAGCTTTAGTTGGTGCTATTTATTTAGATAGAGGATACAACTATGCCCAAAAATTTATTTATGAAAATGTAATATTACCTTATGTTAATATTGAGAGATTAGAGGGTAAAATTACAAGCTACAAAGGCTTAATTATAGAATGGTGCCAAAAACAGAAGAAAAAATATAAGTTTGAAACTTATGAGGATTCTGGAAACGAAGCCATTAAACACTTTAGTGTAAAAGTTAGTATTGATGGAGAGCAAGTTGCTAAAGGTAGAGCAACCTCTAAAAAGAAAGCAGAGGAACAAGCCTCAAAGAGAGTATATTACGCCTTTCAAAGTGAAATTTCTGCAGGCTAA
- a CDS encoding IPExxxVDY family protein, translating to MPIHSLSLDVFEEEYSLIGIHTTLEDYKLAYLLNKKLGINLCKSKNDLKFNDTSHKASFSIYNYLNEEFDYEWFLIANSSKRENQTESNELLLTSETKTYLISEKKKVDFFIKISGSFDYSFTLEVVDKIKEINHIITSYSIDKNSLKSKDFLTF from the coding sequence GTGCCTATTCATTCATTAAGTCTTGATGTTTTTGAAGAAGAATATTCCTTAATAGGAATACACACTACATTAGAAGATTATAAGCTAGCTTACCTGCTTAATAAGAAATTAGGAATAAATTTGTGCAAATCGAAAAACGATTTAAAGTTTAACGATACTTCACATAAAGCATCCTTTTCAATTTATAATTATTTAAATGAAGAGTTTGATTACGAATGGTTTTTAATAGCTAATAGCTCTAAAAGAGAAAATCAAACAGAATCGAACGAATTATTACTAACTTCTGAAACAAAAACATATTTAATTTCAGAAAAGAAAAAAGTAGATTTCTTTATCAAAATTTCGGGCAGTTTCGATTATAGTTTTACCCTAGAAGTTGTAGATAAAATAAAAGAAATTAATCACATTATTACATCCTATTCAATAGATAAAAACTCACTAAAGTCTAAAGACTTTTTAACTTTTTAA
- the pyk gene encoding pyruvate kinase produces MPNNNKTKIVATLGPATDTKEILTDLAKTGVNVFRINFSHADYEDVKRKVKIIREINEENGFNIAILGDLQGPKLRVGVMEEGVELNDGDTFTFTTEKCIGTKEKAFMTYQRFPKDVKVGEQILVDDGKLLFEVVSTNKETEVVVKVIVGGPLKSKKGVNLPNTAISLPALTEKDMEDAVFAIEQEVDWIALSFVRTPDDLRMLRDLIAQHSEYRIPVIAKIEKPEAVKNLDALIPYCDGLMVARGDLGVEIPMQEVPLIQKKLVRRAKRARIPVIIATQMMETMIDNSVPTRAEVNDVANSIMDGADAVMLSGETSVGKHPIRVIQKMSEIIKSVENSRMIKVPHEAPHIRTNRFVTKSICYHAALMANDTNAAAICTLTNSGYTAFQISAWRPRTHVLAFSTDRRILGKLNLLWGVRAYYYNKNFSTDDTVEDVNRIAKDKGFVKAGDLIINLASMPAEAKGMVNTLRVSEVE; encoded by the coding sequence ATGCCAAATAATAATAAAACTAAAATAGTTGCAACCTTAGGGCCAGCAACAGATACTAAAGAAATACTTACAGATTTAGCTAAAACTGGTGTAAATGTCTTTAGAATTAACTTTTCTCATGCAGATTATGAAGATGTAAAACGAAAAGTAAAAATCATTAGAGAGATTAATGAAGAAAATGGCTTTAACATAGCAATTTTAGGCGATTTACAAGGTCCTAAACTAAGAGTTGGAGTTATGGAAGAAGGTGTTGAATTAAATGATGGAGATACCTTTACATTCACAACTGAAAAATGTATAGGAACTAAAGAAAAAGCCTTTATGACCTATCAACGTTTTCCAAAAGACGTAAAAGTTGGTGAACAAATTTTAGTAGACGATGGTAAATTACTTTTCGAAGTAGTTTCTACAAATAAAGAAACCGAAGTTGTTGTAAAAGTAATTGTAGGAGGCCCTTTAAAATCTAAAAAAGGAGTAAACTTACCTAACACAGCTATTTCTTTACCTGCACTTACAGAAAAAGATATGGAAGATGCAGTCTTCGCAATAGAACAAGAAGTAGATTGGATTGCTTTATCTTTTGTAAGAACACCAGATGATTTAAGAATGTTACGCGATTTAATTGCACAACATTCAGAATATAGAATTCCTGTAATTGCCAAAATAGAAAAGCCAGAAGCCGTTAAAAATTTAGATGCTTTAATTCCTTATTGTGATGGATTAATGGTGGCTCGTGGAGATTTAGGTGTTGAAATACCAATGCAAGAAGTACCATTAATTCAGAAAAAATTAGTTAGACGTGCAAAAAGAGCAAGAATTCCTGTAATTATTGCAACACAAATGATGGAAACAATGATCGATAACTCTGTACCAACTAGAGCAGAAGTTAATGATGTTGCCAATTCTATTATGGATGGTGCAGATGCAGTAATGCTTTCTGGAGAAACTTCTGTAGGTAAACACCCAATTAGAGTAATTCAGAAAATGTCTGAAATTATTAAAAGTGTGGAAAACTCTAGAATGATTAAAGTACCACATGAAGCACCACATATTAGAACCAATAGATTTGTAACTAAATCAATTTGTTATCATGCAGCATTAATGGCAAATGACACCAATGCAGCTGCTATATGTACACTAACTAACAGTGGTTATACAGCATTCCAAATTTCTGCATGGAGACCTAGAACTCATGTTTTAGCCTTTTCTACAGACAGAAGAATACTTGGTAAATTAAATTTACTTTGGGGTGTAAGAGCGTATTACTACAATAAAAACTTTTCTACAGATGATACAGTAGAAGATGTAAACAGAATAGCAAAAGACAAAGGTTTTGTAAAAGCAGGAGATTTAATTATTAACTTAGCATCTATGCCAGCAGAAGCAAAAGGTATGGTAAATACTTTACGTGTTTCTGAGGTAGAATAA
- a CDS encoding aldo/keto reductase — MKYTKLPNTDVEVSKICLGTMTWGNQNTEAEGHAQMDYALENGVNFFDAAELYPVPANPETYGGTERIIGTWFKKTGNREKVILASKIAGGGDYTAHIRNGGISKDNIIDAVDKSLQRLQTDYIDLYQLHWPNRGVNCFGVRDFPLQAANDETENYLEILETLQDFIKQGKIKHVGLSNETPWGTMKYLQASEQYNLPRPVTVQNSYSMIHRGYEVGMSEVSLRENVGLLAYSPLAQGVLSGKYLNGNLPEGARGTLFPRFIARYKNDASERAVKKYLQIAEKNNLTLTELSLAFVNQLPFVTSNIIGATKLDQLKENINSINVELSEETIKEINAVHAEIPNPAP; from the coding sequence ATGAAATACACAAAATTACCAAATACTGATGTTGAAGTATCTAAAATTTGTTTAGGTACTATGACTTGGGGAAATCAGAATACAGAAGCTGAAGGCCATGCTCAAATGGATTATGCTTTAGAAAATGGTGTAAACTTTTTTGATGCAGCAGAACTATATCCAGTTCCTGCAAACCCAGAAACTTATGGAGGTACTGAAAGAATAATTGGTACTTGGTTTAAGAAGACAGGAAATAGAGAAAAGGTAATCTTAGCTAGTAAAATAGCTGGTGGAGGAGATTATACTGCTCATATTAGAAATGGAGGTATAAGTAAAGATAATATTATAGATGCTGTAGACAAAAGCTTACAGCGTTTACAAACAGACTATATAGATTTATATCAGTTGCACTGGCCAAATAGAGGTGTAAATTGTTTTGGAGTAAGAGATTTCCCTTTACAAGCAGCCAATGATGAAACTGAAAATTACCTAGAAATCTTAGAAACACTTCAAGATTTTATTAAACAAGGAAAAATAAAACACGTTGGTTTATCTAACGAAACTCCTTGGGGTACAATGAAATACCTGCAAGCTTCAGAACAATATAATTTACCAAGACCAGTTACTGTGCAAAACTCTTATTCTATGATTCATAGAGGTTATGAAGTTGGTATGAGCGAAGTTTCTTTAAGAGAAAATGTTGGTTTATTAGCATACTCACCTTTAGCTCAAGGCGTATTATCTGGAAAATATTTAAACGGAAATTTACCTGAAGGTGCAAGAGGAACTTTATTTCCTAGATTTATTGCAAGGTATAAAAACGATGCAAGTGAAAGAGCTGTAAAAAAATATTTACAAATTGCAGAAAAAAATAATTTAACCTTAACTGAATTGTCTCTGGCCTTTGTAAATCAATTGCCTTTTGTTACAAGTAACATTATTGGAGCCACTAAATTAGATCAATTAAAAGAGAATATTAATTCTATTAATGTTGAGTTATCTGAAGAAACTATTAAAGAAATTAATGCTGTGCATGCAGAAATTCCAAATCCTGCACCATAA
- a CDS encoding acyltransferase, which translates to MEYFAHETAVIDDNCKIGKGTKIWHFSHIMSNSKIGESCNLGQNVVVSPNVVLGRNVKVQNNVSIYSGVTCEDDVFLGPSMVFTNVINPRSAINRKNRYLKTKVKKGASIGANATIVCGNHIGEYAFIGAGTVVTKEVLPYALVVGNPSKQIGWVSEHGHTLDFNNDGIAVCKESKVEYELKNNKVTKKA; encoded by the coding sequence ATGGAATACTTTGCTCACGAAACAGCTGTTATAGATGATAATTGTAAAATAGGAAAAGGCACTAAAATTTGGCATTTTAGTCACATTATGTCTAATAGTAAAATTGGTGAAAGCTGTAACTTGGGTCAGAATGTAGTTGTATCTCCAAATGTTGTTTTGGGTAGAAACGTAAAAGTGCAGAATAATGTATCTATTTATTCAGGAGTTACTTGCGAAGATGATGTTTTTTTAGGGCCATCTATGGTTTTTACAAACGTTATAAATCCTAGAAGTGCCATTAATAGAAAAAATAGATATTTAAAAACGAAGGTTAAGAAAGGAGCAAGTATTGGTGCTAACGCAACTATAGTGTGTGGTAATCATATTGGAGAATATGCATTTATTGGTGCTGGAACTGTAGTTACAAAAGAGGTTTTACCTTATGCATTGGTTGTTGGGAATCCTTCAAAACAAATAGGTTGGGTTAGTGAACATGGGCATACCTTAGATTTTAATAATGATGGTATTGCAGTTTGTAAAGAAAGTAAGGTTGAATATGAATTAAAAAATAATAAGGTCACAAAAAAAGCTTAG